One part of the Humulus lupulus chromosome 9, drHumLupu1.1, whole genome shotgun sequence genome encodes these proteins:
- the LOC133800594 gene encoding FAS1 domain-containing protein SELMODRAFT_448915-like — translation MCSNSTTRKIVKQKKKNRGNSIINPRKFYFLICPCPMALWLYLPTLLLFLPTLLSAASSFSPPAPPPTALSPPQSPPSPPLPPSPSLPSPSQSPSTSPESPQRSPHRRRHRRSRRRQQQPLTPATPQQFNNIIDALIGSGDFTNWVNVISNAVLPLSATLFVPENDAVSPPTIAGPGPGDPLMFPYHVVPQRLSFPELLLFQTNTRLPTLLPGKSILITNNSRINYTIDGSQITQPDIYSTGNIAVHGVGAVFNYSIFGDGFDLLPKPSKPEPEPNQSQVRRPPTVDHPNGETFGSSSDSAPPCLCIEFQVVFLVFCAGLIFKIQRNGHGR, via the coding sequence atgtgttcaaACTCAACTACTAGAAAGATTGTGaagcaaaagaagaaaaacagaggAAATTCAATAATAAACCCAAGAAAATTCTATTTTCTTATTTGTCCTTGTCCAATGGCCCTCTGGCTCTACCTCCCAACTCTCCTACTCTTCCTCCCAACTCTTCTCTCTGCTGCTTCTTCTTTTTCTCCTCCGGCTCCTCCTCCCACCGCATTGTCACCGCCGCAATCTCCACCGTCTCCGCCGCTGCCGCCGTCGCCTTCACTGCCTTCCCCGTCTCAGTCTCCCTCAACATCTCCTGAATCCCCACAACGTTCGCCCCACCGCAGGAGACACCGCAGATCCCGGCGAAGGCAACAACAACCTTTAACTCCGGCAACGCCTCAGCAATTCAACAACATAATTGATGCGTTGATTGGCTCCGGTGACTTCACCAACTGGGTGAATGTCATATCGAACGCCGTCCTCCCTCTTAGCGCTACTCTCTTCGTACCCGAAAACGACGCCGTCAGTCCCCCGACGATCGCCGGTCCCGGCCCTGGTGACCCCTTGATGTTCCCCTACCATGTGGTCCCGCAGCGGCTCTCCTTCCCTGAACTCCTGCTCTTCCAGACCAACACGCGCCTCCCCACACTCCTCCCTGGGAAGTCAATCCTTATCACCAACAACTCCCGGATCAACTACACAATCGACGGTTCTCAGATCACCCAGCCGGACATCTACTCCACCGGCAACATCGCTGTCCATGGCGTAGGCGCTGTCTTCAATTACTCTATCTTCGGCGATGGTTTCGACCTTCTACCCAAACCCTCGAAGCCGGAGCCGGAGCCCAATCAGTCGCAAGTTCGCCGGCCGCCGACGGTGGATCACCCGAATGGAGAGACATTTGGGTCGAGCTCGGACTCGGCACCGCCATGCCTGTGCATCGAATTTCAGGTTGTTTTCTTAGTGTTCTGTGCGGGTTTGATTTTCAAGATTCAGAGAAACGGCCATGGACGGTGA
- the LOC133802351 gene encoding gamma-soluble NSF attachment protein: protein MAGGSDPDKMIAKADKLTKLSLTRWSADWKSATVLYEQAANAFRVAKDYEKAKEAFEKASKGQEMISSPWDAAKHMESAAALAKELGKWNEVADFYKRASELYVECGRSQPSSDALAKGARALEEAAPDEAIQLYADACSILEEDGREQMAFDLYRAAASVYIKVEKYTDAAAFLLRLGLAADKCNATNSQCKAYLSAIIVYLYAHDFKQAEKCYNDCSQIDAFLGSDQGRFSSKLLSAYREGDIEEIKRLAQSTSVSHLDNMIIKLARKLPMGDVSALKTEPPMEEGEEPLDENDLT, encoded by the exons ATGGCCGGAGGCTCCGATCCCGATAAAATGATCGCCAAAGCCGATAAACT AACCAAACTTAGCCTAACAAGATGGAGTGCTGATTGGAAAAGTGCTACTGTTCTATATGAACAGGCTG CTAATGCATTTAGAGTTGCCAAGGATTATGAAAAAGCAAAAGAAGCATTTGAAAAAGCTTCTAAAGGACAAGAGATGATCTCTTC ACCCTGGGACGCCGCTAAGCATATGGAGTCTGCTGCTGCTCTTGCAAAGGAGCTAGGCAAGTGGAATGAAGTAGCTGATTTTTATAAAAGGGCATCTGAGTTATATGTTGAGTGTGGAAGATCACAACCTTCATCAGATGCCCTTGCCAAAGGGGCTCG TGCTCTGGAGGAGGCTGCTCCTGATGAAGCTATCCAACTATATGCTGATGCTTGCTCTATTCTTGAAGAGGATGGGAGAGAGCAAATGGCTTTTGATTTATACCGTGCTGCTGCAAGCGTGTATATTAAAGTTGAAAA GTACACAGATGCTGCAGCTTTCCTGTTGCGATTGGGTTTAGCTGCTGATAAATGCAATGCTACTAATAGCCAGTGCAAG GCGTATCTTAGTGCAATTATTGTGTATCTTTATGCTCATGATTTCAAGCAAGCAGAGAAGTGCTACAATGACTGTTCACA GATTGATGCATTTTTGGGAAGCGACCAAGGCCGTTTTTCTAGCAAACTGCTTTCGGCCTACAGGGAAGGTGACATTGAAGAAATCAAGCGTCTAGCTCAGTCAACCTCAGTATCTCATCTTGATAACATG ATCATCAAGCTTGCTCGGAAACTACCTATGGGCGATGTGAGTGCACTTAAGACTGAACCTCCCATGGAAGAAGGGGAAGAACCTCTAGATGAAAATGATCTGACCTAG